In Paenibacillus hexagrammi, the following are encoded in one genomic region:
- a CDS encoding flagellar basal body-associated FliL family protein encodes MFKNKIFILIVSILIAITLILTAAFVLWNFMEKNNQSQDPAGQAQDAVASVKPTKPPTAEEIKANTAFVKDILTNLSGGGNFIKLSLAFELENSKGKTEFDSLLDSAVKGTIVQTLADMTSEQVQGSKGNDLLTSTLMNKLNPMLHEGKIRQIWITDKVLQ; translated from the coding sequence GTGTTTAAGAATAAAATTTTTATACTCATCGTTTCCATACTCATCGCTATCACATTAATTCTCACGGCGGCATTTGTATTATGGAACTTTATGGAAAAAAATAATCAATCTCAGGACCCGGCTGGACAAGCACAGGATGCTGTTGCTTCAGTAAAACCAACAAAGCCACCTACGGCTGAGGAAATTAAAGCCAATACTGCTTTTGTGAAGGATATCTTAACTAATCTTTCCGGTGGGGGCAATTTTATTAAATTGTCACTGGCCTTTGAACTTGAAAATTCCAAGGGGAAGACAGAGTTCGACAGCCTGTTAGATTCTGCAGTGAAAGGAACTATTGTTCAAACTCTGGCAGACATGACTTCCGAACAAGTACAGGGAAGTAAAGGTAACGATCTACTGACGTCCACTTTGATGAATAAACTTAACCCTATGCTACATGAAGGTAAAATCAGGCAGATTTGGATCACCGATAAAGTGCTTCAATAA
- a CDS encoding flagellar biosynthetic protein FliO: protein MRRLITKLSLSTILGLVLIIYTQAVCFAETDPTQGLADSEFNPGDSFDSFTMIVKVIFFLVLIILLFFVLIKYIARKNRGSFFGNSVRSLGGVPLGQNKSIQIVEIGHSLFVVGVGDNIQLLDKINDADEVAYITDLLTATHAQHQGIMNARKWLDKLPIGKREAEEEEITSSFQQVFHDKMQRVTNRNKNVEDWLSDQKMKDRLNDE, encoded by the coding sequence ATGAGAAGACTCATCACCAAACTATCGCTATCCACTATACTGGGGCTTGTGCTGATCATCTACACACAAGCTGTTTGTTTTGCTGAGACGGACCCTACACAAGGATTAGCAGACTCTGAATTTAATCCAGGGGATTCGTTTGATTCATTCACCATGATTGTGAAGGTCATCTTTTTCTTGGTATTGATTATTCTTTTGTTCTTCGTTCTCATCAAATATATTGCAAGAAAAAACAGGGGTTCATTTTTTGGTAATTCCGTGCGTTCCCTCGGCGGGGTGCCTTTAGGGCAAAATAAGTCGATTCAAATCGTAGAAATTGGTCATTCACTCTTCGTAGTTGGCGTCGGTGATAATATTCAGTTGCTGGATAAAATCAATGACGCCGATGAGGTGGCCTATATTACAGACCTTCTAACGGCAACTCATGCCCAGCATCAAGGAATCATGAATGCTCGTAAATGGCTGGATAAACTTCCTATAGGCAAACGAGAAGCCGAGGAGGAAGAAATAACGTCATCCTTTCAGCAAGTATTTCATGATAAAATGCAGCGGGTGACAAATCGCAACAAAAATGTTGAAGATTGGCTCTCGGATCAAAAAATGAAAGATCGGTTGAATGACGAATGA
- a CDS encoding response regulator translates to MANRILIVDDAAFMRMMIRDILTKNGYEVCGEANDGAQAIEKYKELKPDLITMDITMPEMDGIQALKEIKKLEPNAKVIMCSAMGQQAMVIDAIQAGAKDFIVKPFQADRVIEAIKKTLG, encoded by the coding sequence ATGGCTAACCGAATTCTTATTGTGGATGATGCTGCATTTATGAGAATGATGATCCGGGATATCCTAACAAAGAACGGATATGAAGTTTGTGGAGAAGCAAATGATGGAGCGCAAGCAATTGAAAAATACAAGGAACTTAAGCCAGATTTGATTACCATGGATATCACGATGCCTGAGATGGATGGCATTCAAGCACTGAAAGAAATCAAAAAGCTCGAGCCAAACGCTAAGGTCATTATGTGTTCTGCGATGGGACAACAGGCCATGGTTATTGATGCGATCCAAGCTGGAGCTAAGGACTTTATCGTAAAACCTTTCCAAGCGGACCGTGTTATTGAAGCAATCAAAAAGACTCTAGGGTAA
- the fliY gene encoding flagellar motor switch phosphatase FliY — protein MTNNKDYLSQEEIDALLRQTSDDTTDPSFQTSPNIEDYLSSLEQDALGEIGNITFGSAATALSTLLGKKVDITTPKVSIIAREELEGEFPRPHVAVHVNYVDGFDGINLLVIKTRDAQVIADLMMGGDGTGGDENLSEIHISAVQEAMNQMMGSSATSMSTIFNRFVNISPPGIDILNLSKGEGKLPDEDVFIKISFRLTIGDLIDSNIMQLLPVTFARDMVSILMGGGSEATMEAAPTAQAAAPSPSPTAPPSAPVRQDVHTPPAAAAPMYEQPMYQQPMYQQPPMHEQPMYQQPPMMGQPMYPPGQPMYGQPPAAYGGMPNRNVNVQPVQFGNLQSGSMAQADDTNLNLLLDIPLKVTVELGRTHKVIKDILELSQGSIIELDKLAGEPVDILVNNKLIAKGEVVVIDENFGVRVTDIVNQWERIQKLQ, from the coding sequence ATGACGAATAATAAAGATTATTTATCTCAAGAAGAGATAGATGCTTTGTTAAGACAAACCTCTGACGACACCACAGATCCTTCTTTCCAGACGTCGCCTAACATTGAGGACTACTTGTCTTCGCTAGAACAGGATGCGCTTGGTGAGATTGGGAATATTACATTTGGAAGCGCAGCTACAGCACTCTCGACTTTATTAGGGAAAAAGGTTGATATTACAACCCCTAAGGTTTCCATCATTGCTCGAGAAGAGCTCGAAGGTGAATTTCCAAGACCGCATGTAGCAGTACATGTTAATTATGTGGATGGTTTTGATGGCATTAACTTGCTTGTTATTAAAACTCGAGACGCTCAGGTCATAGCTGACTTAATGATGGGTGGAGATGGAACAGGCGGAGACGAAAATCTCAGTGAAATTCATATTAGTGCGGTTCAAGAAGCAATGAACCAAATGATGGGATCATCGGCCACTTCCATGTCTACGATCTTTAATCGGTTTGTCAATATCTCACCTCCTGGAATCGACATATTAAATTTGTCGAAAGGAGAAGGAAAACTACCTGACGAGGACGTATTTATTAAAATATCGTTCCGACTGACGATTGGCGATCTGATTGATTCCAACATTATGCAGCTGCTGCCTGTGACTTTTGCGAGAGACATGGTATCGATCCTGATGGGGGGAGGATCCGAGGCTACAATGGAAGCAGCGCCGACAGCGCAAGCCGCGGCACCTTCACCTTCACCAACAGCGCCACCAAGCGCTCCGGTTCGACAAGATGTGCATACGCCGCCTGCAGCTGCAGCTCCGATGTATGAGCAACCGATGTATCAGCAGCCCATGTATCAACAACCACCTATGCACGAGCAGCCAATGTACCAGCAGCCGCCAATGATGGGACAACCGATGTATCCTCCGGGGCAGCCCATGTATGGTCAACCGCCTGCAGCTTACGGTGGAATGCCGAATCGCAATGTCAATGTGCAGCCAGTACAGTTTGGAAATCTGCAGTCAGGCAGCATGGCTCAAGCCGATGATACGAACCTGAATTTACTACTAGATATCCCCCTTAAGGTAACTGTAGAATTAGGGAGAACTCACAAAGTGATTAAGGATATTTTGGAGCTTTCTCAGGGATCCATCATTGAGCTGGATAAATTGGCCGGGGAGCCAGTTGACATTCTGGTGAACAATAAGCTGATTGCCAAAGGCGAAGTCGTCGTCATCGATGAAAACTTTGGAGTTCGTGTCACTGATATTGTGAACCAGTGGGAACGGATTCAAAAGTTACAATAA
- the flgG gene encoding flagellar basal body rod protein FlgG, producing MLRSLYSGVSGMRGFQTKLDVIGNNIANVNTIGFKGSRVMFKDILSQTVSGVSAPDDTRGGVNAQQVGLGVSTASIDTVHTAGSAMTTNVVTDLRLNGDGFFAVGTADQVDTAYLTRAGNFTLDANRNLVNADGLHVMGADNAGPITIPDNVVSFSISQNGEIIGVDSAGVVAPTGQVIGVVKVTNPSGLEKLGGNLYRMTSNANADTAITTVAPGNAETGVGTLVSGQLEMSNVDLTGEFTEMIVAQRGFQANSRIITTSDEVLQEVVNLKH from the coding sequence ATGCTAAGATCTCTTTATTCCGGGGTTTCCGGTATGCGTGGTTTTCAGACAAAATTGGACGTTATCGGCAATAATATTGCTAACGTCAATACGATCGGCTTCAAAGGCAGCCGAGTCATGTTCAAGGATATTCTAAGTCAGACGGTTTCCGGTGTGAGTGCTCCGGACGATACTCGCGGCGGCGTGAACGCTCAGCAGGTTGGTCTAGGTGTGAGCACAGCGTCTATTGATACTGTACACACAGCCGGTAGTGCGATGACGACAAATGTCGTAACAGACCTTAGATTGAACGGAGACGGCTTCTTTGCAGTTGGAACTGCCGATCAAGTGGATACAGCATATTTGACAAGAGCAGGTAATTTCACTCTAGACGCTAACAGAAATCTTGTTAACGCAGACGGGCTTCATGTAATGGGAGCTGATAACGCGGGGCCTATTACAATACCAGACAACGTGGTCTCCTTCTCCATCTCCCAAAACGGAGAAATTATCGGCGTTGATTCTGCAGGTGTTGTTGCTCCAACAGGTCAAGTTATCGGGGTTGTGAAAGTGACAAACCCATCAGGTTTGGAAAAGCTTGGCGGTAACTTATACCGCATGACATCCAATGCAAATGCTGATACTGCAATTACAACGGTTGCGCCTGGGAATGCTGAAACTGGTGTAGGTACGCTAGTTTCCGGACAGTTGGAAATGTCGAACGTTGACTTGACAGGTGAATTTACCGAAATGATCGTTGCACAGCGCGGCTTCCAAGCGAATTCAAGGATTATTACAACTTCAGATGAAGTCCTTCAGGAAGTTGTTAATCTGAAGCATTAA
- the fliP gene encoding flagellar type III secretion system pore protein FliP (The bacterial flagellar biogenesis protein FliP forms a type III secretion system (T3SS)-type pore required for flagellar assembly.) produces the protein MKRNKISVIVILTLLSVFAWSLTAAAAGTDPSNPIPGLNVNIGAGDVGGTGQSSNTITLLLLLTVLSLAPAILILTTCFTRIIIVLGFVRTSLGTQSMPPNQVLVGLALFLTFFIMSPTLGEVNQTALQPYLKGEINQTQAFQKAAGPMKKFMFTHTRQKDLKLFLDYTKAPKPTGVDDIPVTALVPAYAISELKSAFQMGFMIFIPFLVIDMVVSSTLMAMGMMMLPPVMISLPFKILLFILVDGWYLVVKSLLLSYST, from the coding sequence ATGAAGAGAAACAAAATTAGTGTAATCGTAATTCTGACCCTGTTATCTGTGTTTGCTTGGTCACTGACTGCCGCGGCCGCGGGAACAGATCCTAGTAACCCGATCCCTGGCCTTAATGTTAACATCGGGGCAGGAGACGTCGGCGGTACGGGCCAATCGTCGAATACAATAACTTTACTGCTTTTATTGACTGTCTTAAGCTTGGCTCCTGCCATTCTCATTTTGACGACATGCTTCACACGCATTATTATTGTACTCGGCTTTGTACGTACATCCCTGGGGACTCAATCCATGCCACCCAATCAAGTTCTAGTAGGATTAGCGCTGTTTCTCACATTTTTCATCATGTCACCTACGCTTGGTGAAGTGAATCAAACAGCGTTACAGCCCTATTTGAAAGGTGAGATTAATCAAACCCAAGCCTTTCAAAAGGCGGCTGGTCCTATGAAAAAGTTTATGTTCACCCATACGAGACAAAAGGACCTGAAGCTCTTTCTTGACTACACAAAGGCACCTAAGCCAACAGGAGTTGATGATATTCCTGTAACGGCCCTAGTGCCTGCTTATGCGATTAGCGAGCTTAAATCTGCTTTCCAGATGGGATTTATGATTTTCATTCCATTTTTGGTCATCGATATGGTAGTCTCGAGTACGCTTATGGCGATGGGGATGATGATGCTTCCGCCAGTCATGATTTCATTGCCATTCAAAATCTTGTTATTCATTTTGGTGGATGGCTGGTATTTGGTAGTTAAATCATTGTTACTCAGTTACAGTACTTGA
- the fliM gene encoding flagellar motor switch protein FliM — protein sequence MVDVLSQNEIDALLAALSSGEMDAEELKKEETQKKVRAYDFKRAVRFSKDHIRSLTRIHENFARFLTTYFSAQLRTFVQINVVQVEQLPYDEFIRSIPKMTILNIFEAEPLEGRMVLEVHPNVAFAMLDRLLGGAGTSPTKINALTEIETIVMERIFSRAFDSLQEAWKTVIDLSPRLEALETNPQFMQIVSPNETIALISLSTKIGDTTGMINLCIPHVVIEPIMPRLSVHHWFVSQKKTRAPEEVEALQSRLEKAKLPLIAELGTSEISIREFLSLSVGDVLTLHKSVDDPLQIKVGEKLKYLGSPGTVRGKIAVQVTDIVNEGEEDHDE from the coding sequence ATGGTTGATGTGTTATCGCAAAATGAGATCGACGCCCTTCTAGCTGCGTTATCCTCTGGTGAAATGGATGCGGAGGAGCTTAAAAAAGAAGAGACGCAGAAGAAGGTCAGGGCTTATGACTTTAAAAGAGCAGTACGCTTTTCAAAAGATCATATTCGAAGCTTGACGCGAATACACGAAAATTTTGCGCGTTTTTTGACAACCTATTTCTCTGCGCAGTTGCGGACGTTTGTGCAAATTAACGTGGTACAAGTTGAACAGCTGCCCTATGACGAATTTATTCGGTCGATCCCGAAAATGACCATTTTGAACATCTTTGAAGCAGAGCCTTTAGAGGGTCGAATGGTCCTTGAGGTCCATCCCAATGTAGCTTTTGCCATGTTGGATCGTTTGTTGGGGGGAGCTGGTACATCTCCAACTAAAATTAATGCTCTGACTGAGATCGAGACGATCGTTATGGAACGTATCTTCAGCAGAGCCTTCGATAGTCTTCAGGAAGCTTGGAAGACAGTAATTGACTTGTCTCCGCGGCTGGAAGCCTTGGAAACCAATCCGCAATTTATGCAGATTGTTTCTCCTAATGAAACTATCGCTTTGATTTCTTTGAGCACGAAGATTGGTGATACGACAGGTATGATCAACCTATGTATACCACACGTCGTAATTGAGCCTATTATGCCTCGGTTATCTGTTCATCACTGGTTTGTTTCACAGAAAAAGACCAGAGCTCCTGAGGAAGTTGAAGCACTTCAATCACGGTTAGAGAAAGCTAAGCTGCCGCTTATTGCCGAATTAGGTACATCCGAAATTTCGATTCGGGAATTTTTGAGCTTGTCGGTTGGAGATGTGCTGACCTTGCACAAATCGGTAGATGACCCGCTTCAAATCAAAGTAGGAGAGAAGCTTAAATATCTCGGTAGCCCTGGTACAGTAAGAGGCAAGATAGCTGTGCAAGTAACTGATATCGTGAATGAAGGAGAAGAAGATCATGACGAATAA
- a CDS encoding flagellar FlbD family protein yields the protein MISLTRLNGRPVIVNALLIEMIEETPDTMISLTTGKKITVLEKADVVVSLVRTYMQDIGSVRASIMSRDAEGL from the coding sequence ATGATTTCTCTTACGAGGTTAAATGGAAGACCTGTTATCGTTAATGCCTTGCTAATTGAAATGATTGAAGAAACCCCGGATACCATGATTTCTTTAACGACAGGAAAGAAAATCACGGTTCTCGAGAAAGCTGATGTTGTGGTAAGCTTAGTGCGGACCTACATGCAAGATATCGGCTCGGTTCGGGCGTCAATAATGTCCAGGGATGCGGAGGGCTTGTAG
- the flgD gene encoding flagellar hook assembly protein FlgD — MASTNSVSGNVSDIINAGQTKKTETKDPNSLGKDDFLKILITQLQNQDPTQPLQDKEFIAQMAQFTSVEQLTNMASEIKLMRQSLGFTSELIGKSVTWTSTDSSGLSATKTGIVDSITFKDGNQYANVKGEEISLEQLSKIENAGETQ; from the coding sequence ATGGCAAGCACTAATTCAGTATCAGGGAATGTCTCCGATATTATCAATGCAGGACAAACGAAAAAAACGGAAACCAAGGATCCTAACTCTTTAGGTAAAGACGATTTTTTGAAAATTTTGATCACACAGCTTCAAAACCAAGACCCTACTCAACCGCTTCAAGACAAAGAGTTTATTGCTCAAATGGCTCAATTTACGTCCGTAGAGCAATTGACCAACATGGCGAGTGAAATTAAGCTGATGAGACAATCGTTAGGTTTTACATCAGAGTTAATTGGTAAATCGGTTACATGGACAAGTACTGATTCCTCAGGGTTATCGGCAACCAAGACAGGTATTGTTGATTCCATTACTTTTAAAGATGGTAATCAATACGCCAATGTGAAAGGAGAGGAAATTTCTCTGGAGCAGCTCAGTAAGATTGAGAACGCCGGAGAAACCCAATGA
- the fliQ gene encoding flagellar biosynthesis protein FliQ: MGSEFVIRIAGEAVYTVLKASAPMLVIGLVVGLIISIFQATTQIQEQTLAFVPKIVAVLLSILIFGPWIMNTLVDFTYNLLNNLYKFVG; encoded by the coding sequence ATGGGTTCAGAGTTTGTCATCCGGATTGCAGGAGAAGCTGTGTATACAGTTCTTAAAGCAAGCGCGCCCATGTTGGTGATCGGATTGGTCGTGGGTCTGATTATCAGTATATTTCAAGCCACTACGCAGATTCAGGAGCAGACGCTTGCATTTGTTCCCAAGATTGTTGCCGTTCTTTTGTCCATCCTTATATTTGGGCCTTGGATTATGAACACTTTGGTTGATTTCACTTACAATTTGCTAAACAACCTCTACAAATTCGTTGGATAG
- a CDS encoding TIGR02530 family flagellar biosynthesis protein: MTERISIGQLYPNAVPPASTRRAPVQQPAAQTGKPTFQQLLQDQFVRFSHHAEVRLQERGIQLKQEQLDKLSSAIDKAAAKGAKDALMLLNGNALIVNVPNRTVVTALDGNTMNDHVFTQIDSAVIIS; encoded by the coding sequence ATGACGGAGCGAATATCGATAGGACAATTATATCCTAATGCTGTTCCTCCAGCGTCTACGAGACGAGCACCTGTACAGCAGCCGGCAGCTCAAACCGGCAAACCGACATTTCAACAACTTCTTCAGGATCAATTTGTTCGCTTCAGTCATCATGCAGAGGTACGGCTTCAAGAGAGAGGCATTCAATTAAAGCAGGAGCAGCTAGATAAGCTAAGTTCAGCAATCGATAAAGCTGCGGCCAAAGGCGCTAAAGACGCATTAATGCTTTTGAATGGGAACGCACTCATCGTTAATGTACCGAATCGAACTGTAGTGACAGCGCTGGACGGAAATACAATGAACGATCATGTGTTTACACAAATCGATAGTGCAGTAATCATTTCTTAA
- the flhA gene encoding flagellar biosynthesis protein FlhA, with protein MRVKDLLVLIGIIGIVLMMVVPIPIPLLDFLLIINISIALMIILVGMNTQEALQFSIFPSLLLITTLFRLALNVSTTRNILAHAEAGNVVRTFGSFVAAGNIVVGFVVFLILVLVQFIVITKGSERVAEVAARFTLDAMPGKQMSIDADLNAGLINESQARERRQKIEREADFYGAMDGASKFVKGDAIAGIIILIINLLGGFIIGMTMKGMSFQEALETFSILTIGDGLVSQIPALLISTAAGIIVTRASSEGNLGHDITSQITSQPKLLYIVSGTLVMLGIFTPIHWYTTFPIAGLLVFAAMKMQKNLERQAIQEEQMVEEQQIEEVRSPESVISLLQVDPIEFEFGYGLIPLADTGQGGDLLDRIILIRRQCALELGIVVPVIRIRDNIQLRPNEYIIKIKGNTVARGELLLNHYLAMSPGIEDDSISGIETTEPAFGLPAIWIDEVTKERAELSGYTVVDPPSVVATHLTETIKKHSHELLGRQETKALIENVRESYPALVDDLIPSVLSIGDVQKVLAKLLKEKISVRDLVTILETLADYGSYTKDPEILTEYVRQALSRQITLQFTTTGDSLKVITVGPSVEKKIADSVQQSDQGSYLALDPSSSQIIYHRVSEQVSKLIQSGQQPVILTSPTIRMYLRQLLERTLQDIPVLSYSELEPSVEIQSMGVVNL; from the coding sequence ATGAGAGTGAAAGATTTACTAGTATTGATCGGAATTATCGGTATTGTTTTAATGATGGTTGTACCAATCCCTATTCCTTTGTTGGATTTTTTGCTGATTATTAATATTTCGATTGCGTTAATGATCATATTAGTTGGGATGAATACGCAAGAAGCGCTCCAGTTTTCCATTTTTCCATCCTTATTGTTGATTACGACCTTATTTCGATTGGCGCTAAACGTTTCTACGACACGGAACATTCTAGCTCATGCGGAAGCAGGTAACGTGGTCAGAACTTTTGGTTCCTTCGTGGCTGCAGGCAATATTGTCGTAGGATTCGTTGTATTCCTCATTCTTGTCTTGGTTCAGTTCATCGTCATTACCAAAGGTTCTGAGCGGGTTGCCGAGGTAGCGGCACGATTCACACTCGATGCTATGCCTGGTAAACAGATGAGTATTGATGCCGATTTGAACGCAGGCTTAATTAATGAAAGTCAAGCGCGTGAACGCAGACAAAAGATCGAGCGGGAAGCGGATTTTTATGGAGCTATGGATGGTGCCAGTAAATTCGTCAAAGGGGACGCCATTGCGGGTATTATCATTCTCATTATTAACCTCTTAGGTGGTTTTATTATCGGGATGACCATGAAGGGAATGTCTTTTCAAGAAGCTCTTGAGACATTCTCTATCCTTACGATTGGAGACGGATTGGTCAGCCAAATCCCGGCATTATTGATTTCGACAGCAGCGGGTATCATCGTAACTCGTGCTTCATCGGAAGGCAATCTGGGGCATGACATTACTTCTCAGATTACCTCTCAGCCTAAACTGTTATACATTGTTTCAGGTACGCTAGTCATGCTTGGCATTTTCACACCTATTCATTGGTACACAACTTTCCCTATTGCAGGATTGTTAGTCTTTGCCGCTATGAAGATGCAAAAAAACTTGGAACGGCAAGCGATACAAGAAGAACAAATGGTCGAAGAGCAGCAGATCGAAGAAGTTCGCAGTCCCGAAAGTGTTATCAGCTTGCTTCAAGTAGATCCGATTGAATTCGAGTTCGGCTATGGGTTGATTCCACTTGCAGATACTGGACAGGGCGGGGATTTGCTGGATCGAATTATCTTAATTCGTCGTCAGTGTGCGCTTGAATTAGGTATCGTGGTACCAGTTATTCGGATTCGAGATAATATCCAATTAAGACCAAATGAGTATATCATCAAAATTAAAGGGAATACGGTTGCCCGCGGCGAACTGCTCCTTAACCACTACTTGGCCATGAGTCCAGGTATTGAGGATGATTCGATCTCAGGCATTGAGACGACTGAACCAGCATTTGGTTTGCCAGCAATTTGGATTGATGAGGTAACGAAAGAACGTGCAGAGTTGTCAGGCTATACGGTAGTAGACCCTCCATCTGTAGTGGCTACACATTTAACGGAGACAATTAAAAAGCATTCGCACGAGCTGTTGGGACGTCAAGAAACAAAAGCGCTTATCGAAAATGTCAGAGAATCTTATCCAGCTCTTGTGGACGATTTAATCCCATCCGTATTGTCCATTGGCGATGTGCAAAAAGTGTTGGCAAAGCTGCTAAAAGAAAAGATATCTGTTCGCGATTTGGTAACAATATTAGAAACGCTAGCAGACTACGGCTCCTATACGAAGGATCCCGAAATATTGACGGAATATGTGAGACAAGCACTGTCCAGACAAATTACTTTGCAATTTACGACAACAGGAGATTCTCTCAAAGTTATTACTGTCGGTCCTTCTGTTGAAAAGAAAATTGCAGATTCCGTCCAACAATCAGATCAGGGAAGTTATCTAGCTCTAGACCCGTCTTCTTCGCAAATTATTTATCATCGAGTCAGTGAACAAGTTTCTAAATTAATTCAATCCGGTCAACAGCCTGTGATTTTAACATCACCCACGATCCGAATGTATTTGCGACAGCTGCTGGAGCGAACCCTACAAGATATACCGGTTCTTTCTTACAGTGAGCTTGAACCTAGCGTTGAAATTCAGAGCATGGGAGTTGTCAATTTATGA
- the fliR gene encoding flagellar biosynthetic protein FliR: MELLFQVLPGFMLIFCRITSFFVVAPVLSSKNIPNTFKIGLSLCVTFIVFSSIGLNQAVVIDGQYILLIIREMLIGILLGFLGYMFFTVVQIAGSFMDMQIGFSMANIIDPLSGTSSPLVGNLKYMIAILLFLTFDGHHYLLRAIMESYHWIPLDNQLFTRIYNGQISDFLFQSFSKMFYLSFQLAAPIIAALFLTDLGLGLLTRVAPQFNIFVIGAPLKMILGLILLALLFPELISQFQGLFASLFDSMQNLLQLISGSQPTSP, translated from the coding sequence TTGGAACTGTTATTTCAAGTTTTACCTGGCTTTATGCTTATTTTTTGTCGAATCACATCGTTCTTTGTCGTGGCGCCTGTGCTTTCTTCGAAAAATATCCCAAATACATTCAAGATCGGATTGTCCCTATGTGTCACGTTTATCGTCTTTAGCAGCATTGGGTTGAACCAGGCTGTCGTGATTGACGGGCAATACATTTTGCTCATCATTAGGGAAATGTTGATTGGAATTTTGCTTGGGTTTTTAGGTTACATGTTTTTCACAGTTGTTCAAATTGCAGGTTCGTTCATGGATATGCAAATTGGGTTTAGCATGGCCAATATTATTGACCCGTTATCCGGAACTTCTTCGCCGCTAGTCGGCAATTTGAAGTACATGATAGCGATTCTACTGTTCTTAACATTTGACGGACACCACTATTTGCTTCGGGCTATTATGGAAAGCTATCATTGGATACCTCTAGACAATCAGCTTTTCACACGTATCTATAATGGTCAGATATCGGACTTTTTGTTTCAGTCCTTCTCTAAAATGTTTTATCTTTCGTTTCAATTGGCTGCTCCAATTATTGCCGCATTATTTTTGACTGACTTAGGACTCGGTCTGCTTACGCGTGTAGCTCCTCAGTTTAATATTTTTGTCATCGGAGCACCATTGAAAATGATTCTAGGGCTGATTTTACTAGCCTTGCTTTTCCCGGAATTGATATCGCAGTTTCAAGGCCTTTTTGCTTCCTTATTCGATTCAATGCAAAATTTACTGCAGCTGATTTCGGGTTCGCAACCAACATCACCGTAA